ATGCACAGCGCACAGGTGATGCATTCGAGCTGCTGCCCGTCGCGAATGTCGATGCCCATGGGACAGACCGCCACGCATGCATTGCAGTCAACGCAATCGCCGACGATCTCGCCAGCGGCAGCAGCCTTCTTGGCATGGCGCGAACGCGGCTCGCCACGCCAGTCGTTATAGGTGACGACCAGCGAATTCTCGTCCAGCATCGCCGCCTGGATGCGCGGCCACGGGCACATGTAGATGCAGACCTGCTCGCGCATCAGGCCGCCGAACACATAGGTGGTGGCGGTCAGGATGGCGACGGTCATGTAGGCGACGGATTGCGCCTGCCCGGTCACGACGTCCCTCAGCAGCGTCGGCGCATCGGCGAAATAGAAGATCCAGGCGCCGCCGGTGGCCACGCCGATCGCCAGCCAGATCGCATGCTTGGACACGCGCTTCCAGATCTTGTCGAAGCTCCACGGGGCATTCTCAAGCTTCATGCGGGCATTGCGGTCGCCTTCGATGGCCCGTTCCACCACCAGGAACAGATCCACCCACACCGTCTGGGGACAGGTATAGCCGCACCATGCGCGTCCGACCGCCGATGTAATCAGGAACAGGCCGAAACCGGCCATGACCAGAAGGCCTGCGACGAAGAAGAACTCCTGCGGCCAGATCTCGATGAAGAAGAAATAGAAACGCCGGTGGGCAAGGTCGATCAGAACGGCCTGATCGGGAGCGAATTCACCGCGATCCCAGCGCAGCCACGGCGTAAGATAATAGATGCCGAGAGTGACGAACATCACCAGCCACTTGAACTGGCGGAAACGTCCTTCGGCCCGCTTCGGGAAGATCTTCTTGCGGGCCTCGTAGAGAGGGCGGCGCGTCTTGGCCGACATCACCGCTTCGGCGTCCAGGCGCTCGACCTCCGCGGGCTCGCCCGCCTTCCCTTTGTCAGCATGCAGATTCATCGGAGACCTCGTTATTAGGTGTTTCTTCTCCCATTTGGCATGATAACCCGCCTTGACTTATATCAAGCAGCGGCGAAGCGTCGCAATTCATATAAAATATACTATATTAACTGCCGGTATCGGCGGAATAATAGCTGAAAACGCTGGTGCCCGCTCGATTTCGTTCGCCGGTTGCGAATGACCAGCGACAAAAAACCACGCCCCGAAGGGCGTGGTTCGAAGAGTGAGATGGCTGAAATCGCAGCGGAGAGGAATGACCCTTATCCGCTGCAGTCTTTCGGGCTTATTCGCCGCCGCCGAGCGAGTGAACGTAGACCGTCAGTTCCTTGACGGTGGCGTCACCCAGACGCGCACTCCAGGCCGGCATGACGCCGTGCTTCGGGTGCGAGACCTGCGCGGCGATTTCGGCTTCGCCATTGACCTTCAGCCAGATGGCGTCTGCGAGGTCCGGAGCACCGAAGTCGCGGCCGCCCTTGGCGTCTTCGCCGTGGCAGGAAGCGCAGTTGTCTGCGAAGACCAGCTTGCCGGGCTCGACGAGGGCTGCATCCGACGGGGTGCCGGTCAGGCTGACGACGTAAGCGGCAACCTGCTTGACCTGCTCGGGCTCGAGAATATCGGCGAAAGCCGGCATTTCCGAAACGCGGGTGTCCAGATCGCTCTCATAGCGGACGCCGTGGGCGATGGTGGTGTAGAGCGATTCGAGATCGCCACCCCACAGCCAGTCGTCGTCGTTGAGGTTCGGATAGCCGACGCCACCCGAAGCGCCCGAGCCGTGGCAGGGCGTGCAGTTGACCTTGAAGGCAGCCGCACCGCCGGCCGTCGCGAACTGAGCCAGTTCCGGATCGGCAACGATATCGGCCAGCGGCATCGCCGCGATCTTCTCGACGAAGACGGACTGGGCAGCCTTGGCTTCGTTGAGCTCAGCCGCGACCTCAGCACGGCTGGAGAAGCCGAGCATACCCTTGGTGTTTTCCTTCAGGAGCGGCCATGCCGGATAGGCGATCGTGTAGCCGATGGCCCACAGGATGGTCAGGTAGAAGGTATAGACCCACCAGCGAGGCATCGGATTGTTCAGTTCGCGGATGCCGTCCCACTCGTGGCCAGTGGTTTCGACGCCACTGATTTCGTCAATGTGTTTTTGTGCCATCTCTTAGTCCTCCTTGAGAGGGATGCGTGCAGCATCATCGGCCGGTTTCTTTCCGCCGGGCCGCAAGGTGAACACGACGACGCCCACGAAGAACAACGTCATGCCGAGCAAGCCCCAGCTGTCTGCGAAGTGGCGCATGGCCGTATAGGTTTCCATGTGCTCCTCCTCAGCGGTAACCGGTTGCGTCGTCGTAGGTCGAGAAGTCGACGAGCGTGCCAAGCATCTGGAGATAGGCGACCAGCGCATCCATTTCGGTGAGCTGGGCCGGGTTGCCATCGAAGTCGCCGACCTTGGCCTTCGGATAGCGTTCAAGCAGTGCCGAGGTGTCCGCGTTCGGGTCCGCCTGGGCGGCAAGATCCGCCGCGGCGTTGTCGATCATGTCGTCCGTGTAAGGAACGCCAACGGTGCGGTTGGCCTTGAGGTCCATGGCAACGTTGGTGATCTTGAGCGGCGTGGTCTTGAGGAACGCGTAGCTCGGCATGATCGATTCCGGCACGACGTCGCGCGGTTCGGTCAGGTGCTGAACGTGCCACTCGTTCGAGTAGCGGTCGCCGACGCGGGCGAGATCGGGTCCCGTCCGCTTCGAGCCCCACTGGAACGGATGGTCGTACATCGACTCCGCTGCCAGCGAGTAGTGACCGTAGCGCTCCACTTCGTCGCGGAACGGACGGATCATCTGGCTGTGACAGACATAGCAGCCTTCACGGATGTAGATGTTCCGGCCCGCGAGTTCGAGCGGCGAGTAAGGCCGCATTCCCTCGACCTTCTCGATGGTGTTCTCGAGATAGAACAGCGGAGCGATTTCCACGATACCGCCGATGGTGACCACCAGCAGGGATCCGAGGAACAGAAGGCTCGTGTTCTTCTCGAGGATTGCGTGTTTATCAAGAATGGACATGAAAGCCTTCCTTCTTATTCAGCCGGCTGGACAGCGACGGCAGGAACGGTGGAGCCCGGGATCGGAGCTTCCTGACGTTCGTAGCCGAGGATTGTCATCAGCACGTTGTAGGCCATGACGATGCCACCCAGGAGGTAGAGACCACCACCGACGGCACGCAGGACGTAGTACGGGAACAACGCGGCGACCGATTCAGCGAACGAGTAGACCAGGAAGCCCTGGCTGTCGTATTCGCGCCACATCAGGCCCTGCTGGATGCCGGCGACCCACAGAACGGCGGCGTAGATGACGATGCCGAGGGTTGCGAGCCAGAAGTGCCAGTTGACCATGCGCAGCGAGTAGAGACGGTTGCGGTTCCAAAGCTTCGGCGTCAGGTAGTAGACGGCACCGAAGGTGATCATGCCGACCCAGCCGAGAGCGCCCGAGTGAACGTGACCGATGGTCCAGTCGGTGTAGTGGCTGAGCGAGTTGACCGACTTGATCGACATCATCGGGCCTTCGAAGGTCGACATGCCGTAGAAGGCGATGGCGATAACCATCATGCGGACGATCGGGTCGGTACGGATCTTGTCCCATGCGCCCGAGAGCGTCATCAGACCGTTGATCATGCCACCCCAGGATGGCATCCACAGCATGATGGAGAAGACCATGCCGAGCGTTTGGGCCCAGTCGGGCAGTGCGGTGTAGTGCAGGTGGTGCGGGCCGGCCCAGATGTA
The window above is part of the Rhizobium sp. ACO-34A genome. Proteins encoded here:
- a CDS encoding cytochrome c oxidase accessory protein CcoG → MNLHADKGKAGEPAEVERLDAEAVMSAKTRRPLYEARKKIFPKRAEGRFRQFKWLVMFVTLGIYYLTPWLRWDRGEFAPDQAVLIDLAHRRFYFFFIEIWPQEFFFVAGLLVMAGFGLFLITSAVGRAWCGYTCPQTVWVDLFLVVERAIEGDRNARMKLENAPWSFDKIWKRVSKHAIWLAIGVATGGAWIFYFADAPTLLRDVVTGQAQSVAYMTVAILTATTYVFGGLMREQVCIYMCPWPRIQAAMLDENSLVVTYNDWRGEPRSRHAKKAAAAGEIVGDCVDCNACVAVCPMGIDIRDGQQLECITCALCIDACDGVMDKIGKPRGLIAYATLDEYQGNMALATNNSTTAINPLNIRTADGSFSDKVRHFNWRIIFRARTLLYMGVWSAVGVGLLVALLSRDRLELNVLHDRNPQYVLESNGSIRNGYTLRILNMIPQPRNIVVSLDGLPDATMKVNGVSSDAVRSFEVSVEPDEATTLKVFVTLPGDQVAWESEHFRFNIKDAAGDEENSYKAVFNGPGVKKK
- a CDS encoding cytochrome-c oxidase, cbb3-type subunit III, whose product is MAQKHIDEISGVETTGHEWDGIRELNNPMPRWWVYTFYLTILWAIGYTIAYPAWPLLKENTKGMLGFSSRAEVAAELNEAKAAQSVFVEKIAAMPLADIVADPELAQFATAGGAAAFKVNCTPCHGSGASGGVGYPNLNDDDWLWGGDLESLYTTIAHGVRYESDLDTRVSEMPAFADILEPEQVKQVAAYVVSLTGTPSDAALVEPGKLVFADNCASCHGEDAKGGRDFGAPDLADAIWLKVNGEAEIAAQVSHPKHGVMPAWSARLGDATVKELTVYVHSLGGGE
- a CDS encoding CcoQ/FixQ family Cbb3-type cytochrome c oxidase assembly chaperone, whose product is METYTAMRHFADSWGLLGMTLFFVGVVVFTLRPGGKKPADDAARIPLKED
- a CDS encoding cytochrome-c oxidase, cbb3-type subunit II gives rise to the protein MSILDKHAILEKNTSLLFLGSLLVVTIGGIVEIAPLFYLENTIEKVEGMRPYSPLELAGRNIYIREGCYVCHSQMIRPFRDEVERYGHYSLAAESMYDHPFQWGSKRTGPDLARVGDRYSNEWHVQHLTEPRDVVPESIMPSYAFLKTTPLKITNVAMDLKANRTVGVPYTDDMIDNAAADLAAQADPNADTSALLERYPKAKVGDFDGNPAQLTEMDALVAYLQMLGTLVDFSTYDDATGYR